Proteins from one Anopheles nili chromosome 2, idAnoNiliSN_F5_01, whole genome shotgun sequence genomic window:
- the LOC128720874 gene encoding uncharacterized protein LOC128720874, protein MDRVKLCDQILLQKLHLLSNEVLRTNRGITERDMEEAFKQSIGYRPPRFFPQNDGILAIVYSAIFVVVLFIITPFLAGFLELALGMRCIVPNNYLIWEATRPVSNCDFCRGVDRPIILQNLTREEFQPYAYSSRPIIIKRAVSHWPAVRLLNYTFLKDLYLKHPAALDSLHEDCQFLHFKSNFQTLRDVFRMSDDRAEFRAGQQPWYVGWSNCNPAVLGELRKLYPKPHFLPDDAEMPNTDFVFLGYEQGAVMHIDYIPRLMWQAQLRGNKSWILAPTPECDAECRSFSFYVEPGDALLVDTRLWYHGTFIHSKGEFSLTIQSEYG, encoded by the exons ATGGATCGTGTGAAACTGTGTGATCAAATCCTGCTGCAGAAGCTGCACCTGCTGAGCAATGAGGTGCTCCGGACGAACCGTGGCATCACGGAACGGGACATGGAGGAAGCGTTCAAGCAGTCGATCGGATACCGACCGCCACGGTTCTTTCCCCAGAACGACGGCATACTGGCGATCGTGTACAGTGCCATATTCGTGGTCGTGCTGTTCATCATCACGCCGTTTCTGGCAGGATTCCTCGAGCTAGCGCTCGGTATGCGCTGCATCGTGCCAAACAACTATCTCATCTGGGAGGCAACGCGTCCCGTATCGAACTGTGACTTTTGTCGCGGTGTCGACCGACCCATTATACTGCAGAATCTTACGCGCGAGGAGTTCCAACCGTACGCGTACTCCTCCAGGCCGATCATCATCAAGCGCGCCGTGTCGCACTGGCCGGCGGTGCGTCTGCTCAACTACACGTTTCTGAAGGACCTCTACCTGAAGCACCCGGCTGCGCTGGACAGCCTGCACGAGGATTGCCAGTTTTTGCACTTTAAATCAAACTTCCAAACGCTGCGCGACGTCTTCCGGATGTCGGACGATCGGGCCGAGTTTCGAGCTGGGCAGCAACCGTGGTACGTCGGCTGGAGCAACTGCAATCCGGCCGTGCTCGGGGAGCTCCGGAAGCTGTACCCGAAGCCGCACTTCCTGCCCGACGATGCGGAAATGCCCAACACCGACTTTGTGTTTCTCGGTTACGAACAGGGCGCCGTCATGCAC ATCGATTACATCCCGCGGTTGATGTGGCAGGCGCAGCTGCGGGGTAACAAGAGCTGGATTCTCGCCCCAACCCCCGAGTGCGACGCGGAATGTCGCAGCTTTAGCTTCTACGTCGAGCCGGGTGACGCGCTGCTCGTCGACACGCGCCTCTGGTATCACGGTACGTTTATCCACTCGAAGGGCGAGTTTTCTCTCACGATACAGTCAGAGTACGGGTAG
- the LOC128727238 gene encoding dynein regulatory complex subunit 6-like: MAFRSNHGGGSLDSDSTARRSDYSSLSGSFDEFGPRYADLPMEILVKILTYLTPSDRREASQTCRRWSEASHHTAFLESFWLVLHRQPFDVNAPPVRDLLHSFRQFPNVQLSEVDFERVGNFFAHFGPHIRRIAFRTCEIQERDLTAILHCLPALRSLTIESCRDLFMCVRLFENATERAVLQQTLVNVTELALTHNQYLSDAILNRLVEIMPSLRVLILAGSHISFHKGLYRKFYPGDGKQPSESVLTFHYISQLIEERKHSLRALDFSETLVDDNALEVLAAMSPALHLERLELNRCEQLSSRGLATLLTAQAAHLQHLDLSKTFRLTDSCLLQICRELSGLRVLKMRQCRALSNQGVRELVQLSALQVLDISYCDEINGQGILEGIASKPNNTLRELHVRALNLCERSIIAITEHLPALRVLDLGYCFHAVSDLCVQFIFRNLVRLTELDLESCRKLSDGGLTGLGMLQAIQHHDQSKHQRVDEQPGPPVVSNGNAAPIEPDSPPPPMQDPEPPKPPQPAQPVRISLRSRAEQEIVDDAERKKLLLEAMNRKDNRPSEPGDGSSFSGYSIGRLRQLRVLNLTGCNRLTDVSLLCNFRLVELRELSLAQCQQISLDGIRALVQGCPAIEQLDLSECHSISDRAVEQITSRLGRLRWLSLRRCYQLTDFSLDYIACHCRRLRELDVRGCKHMCADPAMRLVSLPLLTTILPGKQDETSGPFGSSPSTTTPPPPPPRLPMRI, from the exons ATGGCGTTTAGGAGCAATCATGGCGGTGGTTCTTTGGATTCCGATTCCACGGCACGGCGCTCGGATTATTCCTCCCTCAGCGGTAGCTTCGATGAATTCGGGCCACGCTACGCGGACCTACCGATGGAG ATTCTAGTTAAAATATTAACCTACCTTACTCCATCCGATCGACGCGAAGCCAGCCAAACGTGCCGTCGCTGGTCCGAGGCTTCACACCACACCGCATTCCTGGAGAGTTTCTGGCTCGTCCTGCACCGTCAGCCGTTCGATGTGAATGCACCACCTGTGCGAGATCTCCTGCACAGCTTCCGCCAATTCCCGAACGTTCAGCTCTCGGAGGTAGACTTCGAACGGGTTGGCAATTTTTTCGCCCACTTCGGGCCACACATTCGACGGATCGCGTTCCGTACATGCGAAATACAGGAGCGCGATCTCACTGCCATCCTGCACTGCCTTCCGGCGCTGCGTTCGCTAACGATCGAGTCCTGTCGCGATCTGTTCATGTGCGTGCGGTTGTTcgaaaacgccaccgaacgcGCGGTGCTGCAACAAACTTTGGTCAACGTGACGGAGCTGGCGCTCACTCACAACCAGTACCTTTCCGATGCGATCTTGAACCGGCTGGTCGAGATTATGCCATCGTTGCGTGTGCTGATACTCGCCGGATCGCACATATCCTTCCACAAGGGGCTGTACCGGAAGTTCTACCCGGGCGATGGTAAGCAACCGTCCGAGAGCGTGCTCACGTTTCACTACATCTCGCAGTTGATTGAGGAGCGAAAGCATTCGCTGCGGGCGCTTGATTTCAGTGAAACCCTCGTCGATGACAACGCGCTCGAGGTGCTGGCTGCGATGAGTCCTGCGTTGCACTTGGAGCGCCTCGAGCTAAACCGATGCGAACAGCTTTCCAGTCGTGGGTTGGCAACGCTTCTTACCGCTCAAGCTGCGCATTTACAACATCTCGACCTGTCGAAAACGTTCCGGTTGACGGATTCCTGTTTGCTGCAGATATGCCGCGAATTGAGTGGATTGCGCGTGCTGAAAATGCGCCAATGCCGTGCGCTTAGCAACCAGGGTGTACGGGAACTCGTACAGCTCAGTGCGTTGCAGGTGTTGGACATATCGTACTGCGATGAGATCAATGGTCAAGGCATCCTGGAGGGGATAGCTTCCAAACCGAACAACACTCTGCGGGAACTGCATGTCCGTGCGCTCAACCTTTGCGAACGATCCATCATAGCGATCACGGAGCACCTGCCGGCGTTGCGAGTGCTCGATCTGGGTTACTGCTTCCACGCCGTGTCGGATCTTTGCGTGCAGTTCATCTTCCGCAATCTCGTCCGGTTGACGGAGCTCGATCTGGAGAGCTGCCGGAAGCTGTCGGACGGTGGGCTAACCGGACTGGGGATGCTGCAAGCGATACAGCACCACGACCAATCGAAGCACCAACGGGTGGACGAACAGCCAGGACCCCCTGTCGTTAGTAACGGAAATGCGGCACCGATCGAACCCGATTCTCCGCCACCACCCATGCAAGATCCTGAGCCTCCTAAACCACCACAACCAGCCCAACCGGTGCGTATTTCGCTTCGGAGTCGCGCCGAGCAGGAAATCGTTGATGACGCCGAACGGAAAAAGCTCCTGCTCGAGGCGATGAACCGCAAGGACAACCGTCCATCGGAACCCGGCGATGGTTCCTCCTTCAGCGGGTACTCTATCGGTCGGCTGCGGCAACTGCGAGTGCTCAATCTAACCGGCTGCAATCGGCTGACGGATGTGTCGCTGCTGTGCAACTTCCGGCTGGTGGAACTCCGCGAGCTATCGCTCGCCCAGTGCCAACAGATTTCGCTGGATGGTATCCGGGCCCTGGTGCAAGGATGTCCTGCGATCGAGCAGCTCGATCTCAGCGAGTGCCATAGCATCAGTGATCGAGCGGTCGAACAGATTACCTCCCGGTTGGGTCGCTTGCGTTGGCTGAGTCTCCGACGGTGCTACCAATTGACGGACTTCAGCCTCGACTATATTGCCTGCCATTGTCGTCGATTGCGGGAACTTGACGTGCGCGGATGTAAGCACATGTGTGCGGATCCAGCCATGCGGTTAGTTAGCCTGCCGCTTCTCACGACGATCCTGCCGGGTAAGCAGGACGAAACTAGCGGCCCATTTGGTTCGTCGCCTTCGACGACAacacctcctccaccgccgCCGCGTCTCCCGATGCGCATTTAA